In Actinoplanes sp. NBC_00393, a single genomic region encodes these proteins:
- a CDS encoding fibronectin type III domain-containing protein, whose translation MTSGDKAITVSWTPAALDDASVKYTATASPGGKSCTANSNSSHGTSCTIHGLTNGTTYTVTVAATTKTGASTASNPSEPVTPGTAPQPPTGVTAGPGDRAITVSWTPAALDGDTSVIYTATASPGGRTCTTNSNSNQGTLCTINGLTNGTTYTVTMTATTKTGTSTASAASGPVTPNTGPPPPGLQPPAITNAQPRNEAITVAWQPGRQGSGTLLGYTITATATNTPCRSTTSPCITTTAMQQLGTAQIAAADSASCTTTDATTCTITGLTNGVSYLISAVTHTSAGDSAPTPTEPTPTEPSTPTSPAPAPSPAPKPTLPTTGTPTAAITLTGWLMLTTGAALALFGYRRRTALDQPVSNRLPRP comes from the coding sequence GTGACATCCGGAGACAAGGCGATCACGGTGTCCTGGACTCCCGCAGCCCTGGACGACGCCTCGGTCAAGTACACAGCGACCGCGTCTCCCGGCGGCAAGTCCTGCACAGCCAACAGCAACAGCAGCCACGGCACGTCGTGCACCATCCATGGCCTGACCAACGGCACGACGTACACGGTCACCGTGGCCGCGACTACCAAGACCGGAGCGTCGACCGCCAGCAACCCATCCGAACCGGTCACCCCCGGCACCGCGCCGCAGCCACCGACCGGCGTCACCGCAGGCCCCGGCGATCGGGCGATCACGGTGTCGTGGACTCCGGCGGCCCTGGACGGTGACACCTCGGTCATCTACACGGCGACCGCGTCTCCCGGCGGGAGGACCTGCACAACCAACAGCAACAGCAACCAAGGCACCCTGTGCACGATCAACGGCCTGACCAACGGCACCACGTACACGGTCACCATGACCGCCACGACCAAGACCGGAACGTCCACCGCCAGCGCCGCTTCCGGCCCGGTCACCCCGAACACCGGACCCCCACCGCCCGGCCTGCAGCCGCCCGCCATCACGAATGCGCAACCCAGGAACGAGGCCATCACCGTGGCGTGGCAGCCCGGGCGACAGGGCAGCGGAACCCTGCTCGGCTACACCATCACGGCGACGGCCACCAACACCCCGTGCCGGTCCACCACCAGCCCGTGCATCACCACAACGGCCATGCAGCAGTTGGGCACCGCCCAGATCGCGGCCGCGGATTCGGCATCCTGCACCACGACCGACGCCACCACCTGCACCATCACCGGCCTGACCAACGGCGTCAGCTACCTGATCAGCGCCGTCACCCACACCAGCGCAGGCGACTCGGCCCCGACTCCCACGGAACCAACGCCAACGGAGCCGTCGACACCAACCTCACCGGCACCCGCACCGTCCCCAGCGCCGAAACCCACCCTGCCCACCACCGGCACTCCAACGGCCGCCATCACGCTCACCGGCTGGCTGATGCTCACCACCGGGGCCGCCCTCGCCCTGTTCGGCTACCGCCGGCGAACCGCGTTGGACCAACCCGTGAGTAACCGGCTGCCTCGACCTTGA
- the larB gene encoding nickel pincer cofactor biosynthesis protein LarB, producing MTEQAFDLDLDRAARRGYPEAVYCAGKTPAHVGAIAATVRDRPDVTTLFTRASAEHADAVLRELPDAHHDPAAGLLAWPAAPPPASGGPVLVVAAGTSDLPVAREALLTARYLGRDADLIVDVGVAGLHRILGHLPALRAAHAVVVAAGMDGALPSVVAGLISAPVVAVPTSVGYGAAFGGLAPLLAMLNACAPGVAVVNIDNGYGAGHLAAQITATR from the coding sequence GTGACTGAGCAGGCCTTCGACCTGGATCTCGATCGCGCTGCGCGGCGCGGCTACCCGGAAGCCGTCTACTGTGCCGGCAAGACCCCGGCGCACGTCGGCGCCATCGCGGCCACCGTCCGGGACCGGCCCGACGTGACCACCCTGTTCACCCGCGCAAGCGCCGAGCACGCCGACGCCGTGCTGCGCGAACTCCCGGACGCCCACCACGACCCCGCCGCCGGGCTGCTGGCCTGGCCGGCTGCCCCGCCGCCCGCGAGCGGCGGCCCGGTGCTGGTGGTCGCGGCCGGCACCTCGGACCTGCCGGTCGCCCGGGAAGCCCTGCTCACCGCCCGCTACCTGGGCCGCGACGCCGACCTGATCGTCGACGTCGGCGTGGCCGGTCTGCACCGCATCCTCGGCCACCTGCCCGCCCTGCGCGCCGCCCACGCCGTCGTGGTCGCCGCCGGCATGGACGGCGCGCTGCCCAGCGTGGTCGCCGGACTCATCAGCGCACCGGTGGTCGCGGTGCCCACCTCGGTCGGTTACGGCGCCGCCTTCGGCGGCCTGGCGCCGCTGCTGGCCATGCTCAACGCCTGCGCGCCGGGGGTCGCCGTGGTCAACATCGACAACGGGTACGGCGCCGGGCACCTGGCCGCCCAGATCACGGCGACCCGATGA
- a CDS encoding endo-1,4-beta-xylanase: MSIPRKGRFALLSAAAVSVVAAASIAVIGSAEAASTLGASAAQTGRYFGVATSAFKFSDTPYMTIVNREFNSLVAENDMKWDATEPQQGRFTFTNGDRLVSHAQAHGMTVRGHTLLWHAQQPSWAQGLSGAALRNAAINHVTQVATHFRGKIHSWDVVNEAFADGGSGARRDSNLQRTGNDWIEAAFRAARAADPGAKLCYNDYNTDGINAKSTGIYNMVRDFKARGVPIDCVGLQSHLGTTLDSTYQQNIQRFADLGVDVQITELDVQQGSNQANIFASVTRACLAVARCTGITVWGVRDSDSWRTGQNPLLFDAGGNKKAAYTAVLNALNAGGPTTPTSPTPSTSNPPVPAGCSARVTLNSWTGGYTATVRVTAGSSPVNGWSVGVTVPSGGAVTNAWNATNTSTSGPVTFRNVSYNGSVAAGGFTEFGFQGTGTGPTANPTCTAG, encoded by the coding sequence ATGTCCATCCCCAGGAAAGGCCGCTTCGCGCTGCTTTCTGCGGCCGCCGTGAGTGTCGTCGCCGCGGCGAGCATCGCCGTGATCGGCTCCGCGGAGGCCGCCAGCACCCTCGGCGCCTCCGCCGCGCAGACCGGCCGCTACTTCGGCGTCGCGACCTCGGCGTTCAAGTTCTCCGACACCCCGTACATGACCATCGTCAACCGCGAGTTCAACTCCCTGGTCGCCGAGAACGACATGAAATGGGACGCCACCGAACCGCAGCAGGGCCGGTTCACCTTCACCAACGGAGACCGGCTCGTCAGTCACGCCCAGGCCCACGGCATGACCGTGCGCGGGCACACCCTGCTGTGGCACGCCCAGCAGCCGAGCTGGGCCCAGGGGCTGTCCGGCGCCGCCCTGCGCAACGCGGCCATCAACCACGTCACCCAGGTCGCCACCCACTTCCGCGGCAAGATCCACTCGTGGGACGTGGTGAACGAGGCGTTCGCCGACGGCGGCAGCGGCGCACGCCGCGACTCCAACCTGCAGCGCACCGGCAACGACTGGATCGAGGCCGCCTTCCGCGCCGCCCGCGCCGCCGACCCCGGCGCCAAGCTCTGCTACAACGACTACAACACCGACGGCATCAACGCGAAGTCCACCGGCATCTACAACATGGTCCGTGACTTCAAAGCCCGCGGCGTCCCGATCGACTGCGTCGGCCTGCAATCACACCTCGGCACCACGCTGGACTCCACCTACCAGCAGAACATCCAGCGTTTCGCCGACCTCGGCGTGGACGTGCAGATCACCGAACTCGACGTCCAGCAGGGCAGCAACCAGGCCAACATCTTCGCCTCGGTGACCCGGGCCTGCCTGGCCGTCGCCCGCTGCACCGGCATCACCGTCTGGGGCGTCCGCGACTCCGACTCCTGGCGCACCGGCCAGAACCCGCTGCTGTTCGACGCCGGCGGCAACAAGAAGGCCGCGTACACCGCGGTCCTCAACGCCCTGAACGCGGGCGGCCCGACCACGCCGACCTCGCCCACCCCGTCCACCTCGAACCCGCCGGTCCCGGCCGGCTGCAGCGCCCGGGTGACACTCAACTCGTGGACCGGCGGCTACACCGCAACCGTCCGGGTGACCGCCGGATCCAGTCCCGTCAACGGCTGGAGCGTCGGCGTGACCGTGCCGTCCGGCGGCGCGGTGACCAACGCCTGGAACGCCACCAACACCAGCACCAGCGGCCCGGTCACCTTCCGCAACGTCAGCTACAACGGCAGCGTCGCGGCCGGCGGGTTCACCGAGTTCGGCTTCCAGGGCACCGGCACCGGGCCCACCGCGAACCCGACCTGTACGGCCGGCTGA
- the larC gene encoding nickel pincer cofactor biosynthesis protein LarC, producing the protein MRLWIDASAGIAGDMLLGALHDAGVSLPRIQAAVDAVLPGAVRITAAEVNRAGLRACKVEVTPVAADQPRRTWRDIRGMLASAPRAAEVFARLAEAEAAVHGTTPEQVHFHEVGALDAIADVVGVCAALDDLGVTSVSAGEVAVGSGTVRAAHGVLPVPAPAVAELSRGWRIRSGGTGELATPTGMALLRTLAATCEDLPSITVSAVGVGAGTRDTPSRPNVVRVLLGQVESPAQQAVVLEANVDDLDPRLWPGVLAGLLQAGADDAWLVPILMKKGRPAHTLTVLCSPAAADPVRAQIFRSTSTLGVRASSRRKTALDRTFVRVSVDGHACAVKLGHSGGVIVQVMPEFEDVAALARALGIAERDALARAGQAAAAAGLVIGAPLSRWGEREGGAPGELGAGLAGVEA; encoded by the coding sequence ATGAGACTGTGGATCGACGCCTCGGCGGGGATCGCCGGGGACATGCTGCTCGGCGCCCTGCACGACGCCGGCGTTTCGCTGCCACGGATTCAGGCCGCGGTCGACGCGGTGCTGCCCGGCGCCGTACGCATCACCGCCGCCGAGGTGAACCGGGCCGGCCTGCGCGCCTGCAAGGTCGAGGTCACCCCGGTCGCCGCCGACCAGCCGCGCCGCACCTGGCGCGACATCCGCGGCATGCTCGCATCCGCGCCGCGGGCCGCCGAGGTGTTCGCCCGGCTGGCCGAGGCCGAGGCCGCCGTGCACGGCACCACCCCCGAGCAGGTGCACTTCCACGAGGTGGGCGCGCTGGACGCGATCGCCGACGTGGTCGGGGTGTGTGCCGCCCTCGACGACCTGGGCGTCACCAGCGTCTCCGCGGGCGAGGTGGCGGTGGGTTCCGGCACGGTCCGCGCCGCCCACGGGGTGCTGCCGGTGCCCGCCCCGGCGGTCGCCGAGTTGTCCCGCGGCTGGCGGATCCGCTCCGGCGGCACCGGGGAACTGGCCACCCCCACCGGCATGGCGCTGCTGCGCACCCTGGCTGCTACCTGCGAGGACCTGCCGTCGATCACCGTTTCAGCAGTCGGCGTGGGCGCCGGCACCCGGGACACCCCGTCGCGGCCCAACGTGGTCCGGGTGCTGCTCGGCCAGGTCGAATCCCCGGCTCAGCAGGCGGTGGTCCTGGAGGCCAACGTGGACGACCTCGACCCGCGGCTGTGGCCGGGCGTACTCGCCGGCCTGCTGCAAGCCGGCGCCGACGACGCGTGGCTGGTGCCGATCCTGATGAAGAAGGGCCGCCCGGCGCACACCCTGACCGTCCTCTGCTCCCCCGCCGCCGCCGACCCGGTCCGGGCACAGATCTTCCGCTCGACCAGCACCCTGGGGGTCCGGGCGTCGTCGCGGCGCAAGACCGCCCTGGACCGCACCTTCGTGCGGGTGAGTGTGGACGGCCACGCCTGCGCGGTGAAGCTCGGCCACTCCGGCGGGGTGATCGTGCAGGTCATGCCGGAGTTCGAGGACGTCGCGGCGCTGGCCCGGGCACTCGGCATCGCCGAACGCGACGCGCTGGCCCGGGCCGGGCAGGCCGCGGCGGCGGCCGGTCTGGTGATCGGCGCTCCGCTGTCACGCTGGGGTGAGCGTGAAGGTGGAGCTCCCGGTGAACTCGGCGCCGGACTCGCGGGGGTCGAGGCGTAG
- the larE gene encoding ATP-dependent sacrificial sulfur transferase LarE: MTDSLSAVVARLGDALGGVRRLGVAFSGGVDSSVLLALAARALGREQVVALLGVSASLAADERTAAHAVARDLDVRVVEVATAEMQRPQYRANGPDRCYHCKDELFATIDARVVREQRLDAVAYGENLDDARRPDRPGSRAAAEHRVLRPLADLGLAKADVRRLAGELGLACADKPAAPCLASRIPHFAEVTPAKLRQVEQAEAALRRLGFTDSRVRHHGDVARIELPADDLVRAVSEPLRTAVHEAVVAAGFRFAAVDLAGIQSGAFTLPLVTVGAKPDEWHHAGPVAHSSQPQTPAAVGTAARD, translated from the coding sequence ATGACTGATTCGCTGAGCGCTGTGGTGGCGCGGCTGGGCGACGCGCTGGGCGGGGTGCGCCGCCTCGGCGTCGCGTTCTCCGGCGGCGTGGACTCGTCGGTGCTGCTCGCCCTCGCGGCCCGGGCGCTGGGCCGCGAGCAGGTGGTGGCCCTGCTCGGGGTCTCCGCCAGCCTGGCCGCCGACGAGCGGACCGCCGCGCACGCCGTCGCCCGCGACCTGGACGTCAGGGTCGTCGAGGTGGCGACCGCGGAGATGCAGCGGCCGCAGTACCGGGCGAACGGGCCGGACCGCTGCTACCACTGCAAGGACGAGCTGTTCGCCACGATCGACGCGCGGGTGGTGCGGGAGCAGCGGCTGGACGCCGTGGCGTACGGGGAGAACCTCGACGACGCGCGCCGTCCGGACCGGCCGGGCAGCCGGGCCGCGGCCGAGCACCGGGTGCTGCGGCCGCTGGCCGACCTCGGGCTGGCCAAGGCGGACGTCCGCCGGCTCGCCGGCGAGCTGGGCCTGGCCTGCGCCGACAAGCCGGCCGCGCCCTGCCTGGCGTCGCGGATCCCGCATTTCGCCGAGGTCACCCCGGCCAAGCTGCGCCAGGTGGAGCAGGCCGAGGCGGCGCTGCGGCGGCTGGGTTTCACCGATTCACGGGTACGCCACCACGGCGATGTCGCCCGCATCGAACTGCCCGCCGACGACCTGGTCCGCGCTGTCAGCGAGCCGTTGCGAACAGCCGTGCACGAGGCTGTCGTCGCCGCGGGTTTCCGGTTCGCCGCGGTGGATCTGGCCGGCATCCAGTCCGGCGCGTTCACCCTGCCGCTGGTCACGGTCGGTGCCAAGCCTGACGAGTGGCACCACGCCGGACCCGTCGCCCACTCGTCGCAGCCGCAGACGCCGGCGGCCGTCGGGACGGCCGCCCGTGACTGA
- a CDS encoding sigma-70 family RNA polymerase sigma factor: MLAARGGDRQAAEALMAAHLPMLYRIVGRALGGHADVDDVVQETVLRAHRDLPALRTPASFRSWLVAIAMRQISSRLRSWQQERDRTASLDDAADIPDRDAEFADVTLLRLGLSAQRRQVAQAARWLEHDDQDLAALWWQELTGELSRSEVVAALDIGPAHARVRLQRMRNQLEQCRHLVAALDAEPLCPDLEALTAGWNGMPGSRWRKRFIRHVRGCARCGAARTGLVSVERLVLGGALVLLPAGALAATVTPSGGAAMTAAAGKAVSAGTAGWLTHLAGLKAAAVVVVVGAAVSGGVYLALPDGPPDAASASRPAAPAASAPAPSSAPLVPAGRVVIRPAGQPDTAVSLDRDFLVVAAGKPGTVLTVAAGIAESACITLRSADGRFVRHASFRLLLSDEEDAQLFRQDATFCVQPGPDPGTVRFTSSNYPDRFVRVRNGQLRLDPRESGAEFTGSSTFTLTPA; the protein is encoded by the coding sequence GTGCTCGCGGCGCGCGGTGGTGACCGGCAGGCCGCCGAGGCGCTGATGGCCGCGCACCTGCCGATGCTGTACCGCATCGTGGGCCGGGCGCTCGGCGGGCATGCCGACGTCGACGACGTCGTTCAGGAGACGGTGCTGCGGGCGCACCGCGATCTGCCGGCCCTGCGCACGCCGGCGAGCTTCCGGTCCTGGCTGGTCGCTATCGCCATGCGGCAGATCAGCAGCCGGTTGCGGTCCTGGCAGCAGGAACGCGACCGGACGGCGTCGCTGGACGATGCCGCGGACATCCCGGACCGCGACGCCGAGTTCGCCGACGTCACGCTGCTGCGGCTGGGCCTGTCCGCCCAGCGTCGCCAGGTCGCCCAGGCCGCCCGCTGGCTCGAGCACGACGACCAGGACCTGGCGGCACTGTGGTGGCAGGAGCTGACCGGTGAGCTGAGCCGGTCCGAGGTGGTGGCGGCGCTCGACATCGGCCCGGCGCACGCCCGGGTCCGGCTGCAGCGCATGCGCAACCAGCTCGAGCAGTGCCGCCACCTGGTCGCGGCGCTGGACGCCGAGCCGCTCTGCCCCGACCTGGAGGCCCTCACCGCAGGCTGGAACGGCATGCCCGGCTCACGATGGCGTAAGCGTTTCATCAGACACGTGCGCGGCTGCGCCCGCTGCGGGGCGGCGCGCACCGGTCTCGTCTCGGTGGAACGTCTGGTGCTCGGCGGCGCGCTGGTCCTGCTGCCGGCGGGCGCGCTGGCCGCGACAGTGACGCCCAGCGGCGGCGCGGCGATGACTGCCGCGGCGGGCAAAGCGGTGAGCGCCGGCACCGCGGGATGGTTGACGCACCTCGCCGGCCTGAAAGCGGCGGCCGTCGTCGTGGTGGTGGGCGCCGCCGTCTCCGGCGGGGTGTATCTGGCGCTGCCCGACGGTCCGCCCGACGCCGCTTCGGCGAGCCGGCCGGCAGCACCGGCAGCAAGCGCGCCGGCGCCCTCCAGCGCACCCCTCGTGCCCGCGGGCCGGGTGGTGATCCGTCCGGCCGGGCAACCGGACACCGCCGTGTCCCTCGACCGCGACTTCCTCGTTGTCGCCGCCGGCAAGCCGGGAACCGTGCTGACCGTGGCTGCGGGAATCGCCGAGTCGGCCTGCATCACGCTGCGATCCGCCGACGGCCGCTTCGTCCGGCACGCCTCGTTCCGGCTCCTGCTGAGCGACGAGGAGGACGCGCAGCTGTTCCGGCAGGACGCCACCTTCTGCGTCCAGCCGGGTCCCGACCCGGGCACGGTACGGTTCACGTCCTCGAACTATCCGGACCGGTTCGTGCGGGTGCGCAACGGGCAGCTACGCCTCGACCCCCGCGAGTCCGGCGCCGAGTTCACCGGGAGCTCCACCTTCACGCTCACCCCAGCGTGA
- a CDS encoding lactate racemase domain-containing protein gives MTSTIGSAQGTLDEPAVRAFVADQLAGADLDGRRICVIVPDATRSCPLPMLMSVLHETLHGRAAAVTVLIALGTHAPMTDEQLLAHLGGPYPGFMVLNHEWWMPSALVSIGQIPAARVAELSDARMAQDVDVVLNRAVVEHDVCLVIGPVFPHEVVGFSGGNKYFFPGVAGQEIIDFSHWLGALITSAAIIGTRGITPVRALINEAAALIPSRRLALCLVVQSGSGALHAVSFGAPEDAWAACADISAETHVRYLDAPVRKILSIIPAKYDDMWTGAKGFYKVEPVVADGGQVILYAPHITRIAAMHPEIEKIGYHCRDYFLKQWDRFADQHWGVLAHSTHLRGAGTWDPVEGERLRVTVTLATGIPEQVVRDANLDYLDPATVDLADPGSFVVPNAGEILFRLR, from the coding sequence ATGACGAGCACCATCGGAAGCGCCCAGGGCACCCTCGACGAACCGGCCGTGCGCGCGTTCGTCGCCGACCAGCTGGCCGGCGCGGACCTCGACGGCCGCCGGATCTGCGTGATCGTGCCGGACGCCACCCGCAGCTGCCCACTGCCGATGCTGATGTCCGTCCTGCACGAAACGCTGCACGGGCGGGCCGCCGCGGTCACCGTGCTGATCGCGCTCGGCACCCACGCGCCGATGACCGACGAGCAGCTGCTGGCGCACCTCGGCGGGCCCTATCCGGGGTTCATGGTGCTCAACCACGAGTGGTGGATGCCGTCGGCGCTGGTGTCGATCGGGCAGATCCCGGCGGCCCGGGTCGCCGAGCTGTCCGACGCCCGGATGGCCCAGGACGTCGACGTGGTGCTGAACCGGGCGGTCGTCGAGCACGACGTGTGCCTGGTGATCGGCCCGGTGTTCCCGCACGAGGTGGTCGGCTTCTCCGGCGGCAACAAGTACTTCTTCCCCGGCGTCGCCGGGCAGGAGATCATCGACTTTTCGCACTGGCTCGGCGCGCTGATCACCAGCGCGGCCATCATCGGCACCCGGGGCATCACCCCGGTCCGGGCGCTGATCAACGAGGCGGCGGCGCTGATCCCGAGCCGCCGGCTGGCACTGTGCCTGGTCGTGCAGTCGGGCTCCGGGGCGCTGCACGCGGTGTCGTTCGGAGCGCCGGAGGACGCGTGGGCGGCCTGCGCCGACATCTCCGCCGAAACGCACGTGCGGTATCTGGACGCCCCGGTCCGCAAGATCCTCTCCATCATTCCGGCGAAGTACGACGACATGTGGACCGGCGCGAAGGGCTTCTACAAGGTGGAGCCGGTGGTCGCCGACGGCGGCCAGGTGATCCTCTACGCGCCGCACATCACCCGGATCGCGGCGATGCACCCGGAGATCGAAAAGATCGGCTACCACTGCCGCGACTACTTCCTCAAGCAGTGGGACCGCTTCGCCGACCAGCACTGGGGGGTGCTCGCGCACTCGACGCACCTGCGCGGCGCCGGCACCTGGGACCCGGTCGAGGGTGAGCGGCTGCGGGTGACCGTCACGCTGGCCACCGGCATTCCGGAACAGGTGGTCCGCGACGCGAACCTGGACTACCTGGACCCGGCGACGGTCGACCTGGCCGACCCGGGCTCGTTCGTGGTGCCCAACGCCGGGGAGATCCTGTTCCGCCTGCGGTGA
- a CDS encoding RNA polymerase subunit sigma-70, protein MGADMRWEELGVSGLGEVDEPAFSGLAQRHRRELHVHCYRMLGSFEDAEDTVQETFLRAWRRRETFQGRSTFRAWLYRIATNACLDLLAKCRPEPATGGEVLWLQPYPDRLLDELPAGGADEPETVAVARETIELAYLVAVQHLAPRPRAVLILRDVLGWPAKDVAELLGDSVNSVNSALQRARAGMREHLPAERQDWTGGDEDAGTRELVRRYTEASVATNIAALAAMVRDDIRTSMPPTPGLYAGRDTVVKYWIESGFEGMTGLRAVHTWANRQPAVAYYHWRKPQGAYLPLTMDVLRITGGAISEITTFHADRFPRFGLPEHLPADSTE, encoded by the coding sequence ATGGGTGCGGACATGCGGTGGGAGGAACTGGGCGTGAGCGGTCTGGGCGAGGTCGACGAGCCGGCGTTCTCGGGGCTGGCGCAGCGGCACCGGCGGGAGCTGCACGTGCACTGCTACCGCATGCTCGGGTCGTTCGAGGACGCCGAGGACACCGTGCAGGAGACGTTCCTGCGGGCCTGGCGGCGCCGGGAGACCTTCCAGGGGCGGTCCACGTTCCGGGCCTGGCTGTACCGGATCGCCACCAACGCCTGCCTGGACCTGCTCGCCAAGTGCCGCCCGGAGCCGGCGACCGGCGGCGAGGTGCTGTGGCTGCAGCCCTACCCGGACCGGCTGCTCGACGAGCTGCCGGCGGGCGGCGCGGACGAGCCGGAGACCGTCGCCGTTGCACGGGAGACGATCGAGTTGGCGTACCTGGTCGCGGTCCAGCATCTGGCACCGCGCCCGCGGGCCGTGCTGATCCTGCGCGACGTGCTGGGCTGGCCGGCGAAGGACGTCGCGGAGCTGCTCGGCGACTCGGTCAACTCGGTGAACAGCGCGCTGCAGCGGGCCCGCGCCGGCATGCGCGAGCACCTGCCCGCCGAACGGCAGGACTGGACCGGCGGCGACGAGGACGCCGGCACGCGCGAGCTCGTCCGCCGCTACACCGAGGCCAGCGTGGCCACGAACATTGCGGCGCTCGCCGCGATGGTGCGCGACGACATCCGGACCTCGATGCCGCCGACGCCGGGGCTGTACGCCGGCCGCGACACGGTGGTGAAGTACTGGATCGAGAGCGGCTTCGAGGGCATGACCGGCCTGCGTGCCGTCCACACCTGGGCCAACCGTCAGCCCGCTGTCGCCTACTACCACTGGCGCAAGCCGCAGGGCGCGTACCTGCCGCTCACGATGGATGTCCTGCGCATCACCGGCGGGGCGATCAGCGAGATCACCACCTTCCACGCCGACCGGTTCCCGCGATTCGGACTACCGGAACACCTACCGGCGGACAGCACGGAGTAG
- a CDS encoding cellulose binding domain-containing protein yields MRNVALVCAGAVVLASAVLLPAGAAAAGCAVSYTVASQWQGGFGANVTITNLGDPITNWTLTWSYGAAQTVTQAWNATVIQAGAAVTARNVSYNGALATNGTASFGFNGSWTGSNPAPTNFAVNGIACTGGVQPSTPPTSPPVSPSTGPSATPDITVNSATKYQTIDGFGAAVSIWGSAWSTAETQTLVGLGPNQLGLSIVRTGISPISGEWPTQVNALKTAKSYGSGVKILASPWTAPAAWKTNNSRINGGKLKTDYYDDYANHLNSYVQYMRNQGVTVDVTSVQNEPDWHPDYDSMDWSGTELRNFVRDQGAKVQNTKLMVAEAVNLNYSYTDPTLNDTTARNNIGYIGGHLYGTEGSGRLKAYPLADQNNKPVWMTEWNFHEADGNGSTIWGNPGNQAVWDETLDDIMRTVHRSMESNWSAYVWWYGKRYYSFIGDGEAAFGTTAGAPLKRGHAFSQYAKYVRPGDQRIALTKGAKASPLEVTAYQGGGKIKLVLLNRSTSAVNNAVIQAPQNVAKAEHYLTSQAANAAAQPTTVNGGQVTVNVPARSISTLVFTL; encoded by the coding sequence ATGAGAAACGTCGCCCTGGTCTGCGCCGGCGCGGTGGTCCTGGCATCCGCGGTGCTGCTGCCGGCCGGCGCGGCGGCGGCGGGCTGCGCGGTGAGCTACACCGTGGCGTCGCAGTGGCAGGGCGGCTTCGGCGCCAACGTCACGATCACCAACCTCGGCGATCCGATCACCAACTGGACGCTCACCTGGTCGTACGGGGCGGCTCAGACGGTCACCCAGGCCTGGAACGCAACGGTGATCCAGGCCGGCGCCGCGGTGACCGCCAGGAACGTCAGCTACAACGGCGCCCTGGCGACCAACGGCACGGCTTCGTTCGGCTTCAACGGCTCGTGGACCGGGAGCAACCCCGCACCCACCAACTTCGCGGTGAACGGGATCGCCTGCACCGGCGGCGTGCAACCCAGCACGCCGCCCACGAGCCCGCCGGTCAGCCCGTCGACCGGTCCGTCCGCCACACCGGACATCACCGTCAACAGCGCCACGAAGTACCAGACCATCGACGGGTTCGGAGCCGCCGTCTCGATCTGGGGGAGCGCCTGGTCGACCGCCGAGACGCAGACACTCGTCGGCCTCGGGCCGAACCAGCTGGGCCTGTCGATCGTGCGGACCGGCATCTCGCCGATCTCGGGTGAGTGGCCGACCCAGGTGAACGCGCTGAAGACGGCGAAGTCCTACGGCTCGGGCGTGAAGATCCTCGCCTCACCGTGGACGGCACCGGCGGCGTGGAAGACCAACAACAGCCGGATCAACGGCGGCAAGCTGAAGACCGACTACTACGACGACTACGCCAACCACCTGAACAGCTACGTCCAGTACATGCGCAACCAGGGCGTGACAGTGGACGTCACCTCGGTGCAGAACGAGCCGGACTGGCACCCGGACTACGACTCGATGGACTGGAGCGGCACCGAACTGCGCAACTTCGTCCGTGACCAGGGCGCCAAGGTGCAGAACACGAAGCTGATGGTCGCCGAGGCGGTCAATCTGAACTACAGCTACACCGACCCGACCCTCAACGACACGACCGCCCGCAACAACATCGGCTACATCGGCGGCCATCTGTACGGCACCGAGGGATCCGGGCGGCTCAAGGCGTACCCTCTGGCCGACCAGAACAACAAGCCGGTGTGGATGACCGAATGGAACTTCCACGAGGCCGACGGCAACGGCTCCACCATCTGGGGCAACCCCGGCAACCAGGCGGTCTGGGACGAGACCCTCGATGACATCATGCGTACGGTGCACCGGTCGATGGAGTCCAACTGGAGCGCCTACGTCTGGTGGTACGGCAAGCGCTACTACTCGTTCATCGGCGACGGCGAGGCGGCTTTCGGCACCACGGCCGGCGCCCCGCTCAAGCGCGGTCACGCGTTCTCGCAGTACGCGAAGTACGTGCGCCCGGGCGACCAGCGGATCGCCCTGACCAAGGGTGCCAAGGCGTCGCCGCTGGAGGTGACCGCCTATCAGGGCGGCGGAAAGATCAAGCTGGTGCTTCTGAACCGCTCCACCAGCGCGGTCAACAACGCCGTGATCCAGGCCCCGCAGAACGTTGCGAAGGCCGAGCACTACCTCACCTCGCAGGCCGCCAACGCGGCTGCACAGCCGACCACCGTGAACGGGGGACAGGTGACCGTCAACGTCCCCGCCCGCAGCATCTCCACGCTGGTGTTCACGCTCTGA